One window of Populus nigra chromosome 5, ddPopNigr1.1, whole genome shotgun sequence genomic DNA carries:
- the LOC133693414 gene encoding phosphatidylglycerophosphate phosphatase 1, chloroplastic/mitochondrial-like isoform X2, with product MWWKDLRATFSQRINVEGIGSSASVLVKDQHLALPHVLVADIRYIDWGELQRRGFKGVVFDKDNTITVPYSLTIWDPLHASIERCKSVFGNDIAVFSNSAGLFEYDHDDSKARALEKAIGIKVIRHRVKKPAGTAEEIEKHFGCKSSQLVMVGDRPFTDIVYGNQNGFLTVLTKPLSLAEEPFIVRQHQGRKDSE from the exons ATGTGGTGGAAAGACTTGAGAGCTACTTTCAGCCAAAGAATCAACGTTGAAGGAATTGGTTCGTCGGCTTCCGTGCTTGTTAAGGACCAGCATTTGGCTCTGCCTCATGTTTTAGTGGCTGATATAAGGTACATTGATTGGGGAGAGTTGCAAAGGAGAGGCTTTAAAGGTGTGGTGTTTGATAAGGATAATACTATCACCGTGCCTTACTCTTTGACAATTTGGGACCCTCTTCATGCGTCCATTGAGAGGTGTAAATCTGTTTTTGGGAATGATATCGCTGTGTTCAGTAACTCTGCTG GTCTCTTCGAGTACGATCATGACGATTCAAAAGCCAGGGCACTTGAGAAGGCAATTGGAATTAAAGTAATAAGGCACA GGGTAAAGAAACCTGCTGGAACAgctgaagaaattgaaaagcacTTTGGCTGCAAATCGTCACAGCTTGTAATG GTGGGTGATCGGCCCTTCACAGACATTGTTTATGGAAACCAAAATGGCTTTTTGACGGTATTAACAAAGCCACTGAGTCTTGCGGAGGAACCATTCATTGTTAGGCAG CATCAAGGAAGGAAGGATTCAGAATAG
- the LOC133693414 gene encoding phosphatidylglycerophosphate phosphatase 1, chloroplastic/mitochondrial-like isoform X1, whose product MWWKDLRATFSQRINVEGIGSSASVLVKDQHLALPHVLVADIRYIDWGELQRRGFKGVVFDKDNTITVPYSLTIWDPLHASIERCKSVFGNDIAVFSNSAGLFEYDHDDSKARALEKAIGIKVIRHRVKKPAGTAEEIEKHFGCKSSQLVMVGDRPFTDIVYGNQNGFLTVLTKPLSLAEEPFIVRQVRKLEMSLMNYWLKRGMKPISHNLLPDAMECVKDPPPL is encoded by the exons ATGTGGTGGAAAGACTTGAGAGCTACTTTCAGCCAAAGAATCAACGTTGAAGGAATTGGTTCGTCGGCTTCCGTGCTTGTTAAGGACCAGCATTTGGCTCTGCCTCATGTTTTAGTGGCTGATATAAGGTACATTGATTGGGGAGAGTTGCAAAGGAGAGGCTTTAAAGGTGTGGTGTTTGATAAGGATAATACTATCACCGTGCCTTACTCTTTGACAATTTGGGACCCTCTTCATGCGTCCATTGAGAGGTGTAAATCTGTTTTTGGGAATGATATCGCTGTGTTCAGTAACTCTGCTG GTCTCTTCGAGTACGATCATGACGATTCAAAAGCCAGGGCACTTGAGAAGGCAATTGGAATTAAAGTAATAAGGCACA GGGTAAAGAAACCTGCTGGAACAgctgaagaaattgaaaagcacTTTGGCTGCAAATCGTCACAGCTTGTAATG GTGGGTGATCGGCCCTTCACAGACATTGTTTATGGAAACCAAAATGGCTTTTTGACGGTATTAACAAAGCCACTGAGTCTTGCGGAGGAACCATTCATTGTTAGGCAG GTGCGGAAACTAGAAATGTCTCTTATGAACTATTGGCTTAAAAGAGGAATGAAGCCAATCAGTCATAATCTACTACCAGATGCCATGGAATGTGTAAAAGATCCACCACCTTTGTAG